From the Thermosynechococcus sp. genome, the window ATTGCTGGATGGCGATCGCCGGCGCTGCTACTTGCCAGCGGGTTACTGTGGTTTGAGGGGCTTCCGGCTGCGGTTGAGTGCTTAGGAAGGTGGCATTGGGAAACCGCAAATTTTCTGGCAGTGTTGCTGGAGCTGCCGCAGAGGGTAGTGCTGTCGGGGATTGGCTTGCCCATTGGTCGGCATTGGGATCGGCAGCAAACCAATTTTGTAGCCCACTGCCCTCACAACTACTGAGAAGCAGGGCACTCAAGAATAAGCTCCATCCCAATTGGCGCGATCGCTTCAAGGTTCTGCCACCCTCAGCTTGATACTGTTTCACTGAGCACTGATTTCAGCCGCCACAGGAGGACAGTCTGCCCCAACTCCAAGGGCAGCGGCGTTACGCCCTCAATACAGGACTGTACCCAGCCCTCCCCCCAAGACCACTCCTGCCAACCTTCAATGGCCTGCCGCAGCACCAGGACCAGTCGCTCTGCTGTGAGTAGTTCCACGCGATGTTCCAGTTTTAACCACAGGAATTCACTGGTGAAGGTATCCCCCACCTGCAGGCGATCGCCTGTCATCTGGAGCTGTAGGGGCCACAACCACTGCCGTAGCTTGGCCGGCTGCGTCAAATGCTCCCGCAGTTGGTCTGTGGTGGCGGGCACGTCAATGCGCAAATGACTTGACTGAAAAGTTCCCAGCATGGTGTTCCCTAGGAGCATAGGTAGGTGTAGCTGCGCAGACTCCGCTCATAGTTTTCTAGCAAGTGCTGCGCCTCGGCCAAGGTAATTTGTTCTTCTGCTAGCGCCGCCTCCGTGCGACAGCGAATTTTTTCCAGCAGAGCATCCCCTTGGTACTGCACATAGCCTAGGACTTCTTGCATTGTATCGCCCCGCACCAAGTGCTCAATTTCGTAGCCTTTGGGGGTTAGACGAATATGGACGGCATTGGTATCCCCAAAAAGATTGTGGAGATTGCCCATAATTTCTTGATAGGCACCGTTGAGAAAAAGACCCAGGTAGTAGGGTTCACCCGGGCGCAAGGGATGCAGTTCCAAGACTGATTTCACATCCCGCAGATCAATGAACTGGTCAATTTTGCCGTCGCTGTCGCAGGTGAGATCCGCAAGGATGCCCCGTTCCGTGGGTTCTTCGTCAAGACGGTGGATCGGCATAATCGGAAACAGTTGATCGATCGCCCAGCTATCGGGCACCGACTGAAACACCGATAGATTGATGTAGTAAATCGAAGCCATGATTTTCTCAAGGTCTTCGAGATCGTCGGGCACATACTCCTGCTGGCGAGCAATGCCGAGGATCTTGGCACAACAGGCCCAAAAGAGACTTTCTGCCCGGGCCCGCTCCGGCAAACTCAAATAGCCAAAGTTAAAGAGACTGATGGCTTCCCCCTTAAATTGCAGGGCGTCGTTGTAGGCCTCTTGGTAGTTGTTCTCATCAATTGTTTGGTACGTGTCGTAGAGGTTGCGGATAATGAGGTGCTCCTCTTCAGTGGCGGGTTCGGGGGTCATTTTGGGCACTTCGCTGACCCCCAAGACATTGAAAATTAACACCGATTGATGGGAGGCAATGGCACGACCACTCTCACTAATGAGGATCGGATCGGGAATGCCCCGCTGCCGACAGGCGTCCTTAATCCCAGCCACGACGTCACTGGCATAGTTTTGCATACTGTAGTTTTTTGAGGCATGGAAATTGGTTTTGGAGCCGTCGTAGTCCACCCCCAAGCCGCCGCCTACATCCAAGTACTGCATATTGGCACCCAGGCGTACCAGTTCACCGTAAATCTGCCCCGCCTCGCGAATCGCATCCTTGATGACGCTAATGGCAGAGATTTGCGAGCCAATGTGAAAGTGCAAGAGTTGCAGGGAATTGAGCATCCCTACTTCTCGCAGTTGCTCGACTGCCGCTAAAATCTCTGGCACCGTCAGACCAAACTTGGCGCGATCGCCAGCGGAGGTGCCCCAACGTCCTACCCCTTGGGTGCTCAGTTTTGCCCGCACGCCCACAATCGGCTCAATGCCCAAGGCCTGACTCACTTCAATGACTGCTGTGACTTCCTCCGGTTGCTCGAGAACAATAATTGGGGTATGACCAAGACGACGCGCCAGCATAGCCGTTTCAATATAGCTGCGATCCTTATAGCCATTGCAAATCAGTAATGCCCCTGGAGTGTTGAGCATGGCCAAGGCAATCAACAATTCCGGTTTCGAGCCCGCCTCTAGACCAAACTGATGGGACTGACCAAAGCGCACGAGGGCTTCAACGATGTGGCGCTGTTGATTGCACTTGATGGGAAAGACCCCCTTGTAGGCGCCCTGATAGCCATAGCGGGCAATGGCTCGGGCAAAGCAGGCATTCAGTCGCTCAATGCGGTCTTCGAGAATATCAGAGAAGCGCAAAAGGAGCGGTAAACCAATGTTGCGCTGCTGGAGTGCTTGCACCAGTTCATAGAGATCTAGGGAGCCACCGCGATCGCCCTTCGGTGAGACGGTGACATGACCGGCGGCATTAATGCCAAAATAGGGTTCGCCCCACCCCTGAATGCGGTAGAGTTGCTCGCTGTCCTCAATCGTCCAATTGCTG encodes:
- the speA gene encoding biosynthetic arginine decarboxylase, translating into MALTVTKTSNWTIEDSEQLYRIQGWGEPYFGINAAGHVTVSPKGDRGGSLDLYELVQALQQRNIGLPLLLRFSDILEDRIERLNACFARAIARYGYQGAYKGVFPIKCNQQRHIVEALVRFGQSHQFGLEAGSKPELLIALAMLNTPGALLICNGYKDRSYIETAMLARRLGHTPIIVLEQPEEVTAVIEVSQALGIEPIVGVRAKLSTQGVGRWGTSAGDRAKFGLTVPEILAAVEQLREVGMLNSLQLLHFHIGSQISAISVIKDAIREAGQIYGELVRLGANMQYLDVGGGLGVDYDGSKTNFHASKNYSMQNYASDVVAGIKDACRQRGIPDPILISESGRAIASHQSVLIFNVLGVSEVPKMTPEPATEEEHLIIRNLYDTYQTIDENNYQEAYNDALQFKGEAISLFNFGYLSLPERARAESLFWACCAKILGIARQQEYVPDDLEDLEKIMASIYYINLSVFQSVPDSWAIDQLFPIMPIHRLDEEPTERGILADLTCDSDGKIDQFIDLRDVKSVLELHPLRPGEPYYLGLFLNGAYQEIMGNLHNLFGDTNAVHIRLTPKGYEIEHLVRGDTMQEVLGYVQYQGDALLEKIRCRTEAALAEEQITLAEAQHLLENYERSLRSYTYLCS